A single region of the Anaerohalosphaeraceae bacterium genome encodes:
- a CDS encoding cupin domain-containing protein, with translation MPTVKDVIVRKPTAEEAKTCKTWPTWSCPVSEFEWEYTQTEKCLILEGKVTVTDNPAGGRSVSFGPGDYVVFPEGLKCIWKVTAPVRKHYDFD, from the coding sequence ATGCCTACGGTCAAGGATGTGATTGTTCGAAAGCCGACCGCCGAAGAGGCCAAAACGTGCAAAACCTGGCCGACCTGGTCCTGTCCGGTCAGCGAGTTTGAATGGGAATACACGCAGACGGAAAAATGCCTGATTCTCGAAGGCAAAGTGACGGTCACGGACAATCCGGCCGGCGGGCGTTCGGTCTCCTTCGGCCCGGGGGATTATGTGGTTTTTCCCGAAGGGCTCAAGTGCATCTGGAAGGTGACCGCCCCCGTGCGCAAGCACTACGATTTTGACTAA
- a CDS encoding family 78 glycoside hydrolase catalytic domain, with protein sequence MKKTVILLGVSFLFLLSCSRTSQRTRTADGLSPACLRCESRIDPLGIDVLGPRLSWTLLSEQRGQVQTAYQIQAASSLRLLKDGRADLWDSGRVEGSQTYGIVYAGRKLESGMDCWWRVRVWDKDGRVSDWSRPARWTMGLLEPIDWSAQWIGLDVQTEPQPAPAVIQKARWIWSDAGAAGGTEPGRCFLRKTFDLPAEWAVKSAKCWMTADDSFQAFLNGQILRSFGDHRLLHEITLRDYLQAGRNVLAVSAANGGQERNPAGFLAVVRIETVDGQVLEFVSDDSWKVTKESIDNWQKPLTDDSGWSAAAIVGTFGDAPWQETRPQVRTLPPARYLRHRFSMESKPVEKARLYATALGIYQLYLNGQRISSDFLSPGWTDYRKRIYYRTYDVTEHLRKGGNALGAVLADGWYAGYVGWGMNRHHYGTQPRLKLQLVIDYKDGTRQVIASGPEWKGATGPLFYADLLAGEGYDARLEMPGWAASDFDDRTWRPVSVGGQPVEPLVQAAVSEPVKMIAEIKPVSVQEPAKGIYVFNLGQNFAGVVRLKVKGKPGQRIEIRHGERLNPNGTVYTINLRTAAAEDVYICEGTGEEIWQPMFTFHGFQYVEITGLDYRPGLDAVTGLAFSSDTPTAGRFECSDPMVNRLYSNILWTQWMNFIDIPTDCPQRDERLGWTGDAQVYIQTACYNNDVQAFFTKWLTDLTDAQRQDGPFPRYAPPIRSGGADGGPAWADAGVICPWTIWRMYGDRRILETHYEAMKRFVEFTKNRSTEDLLPPKQFHCFGDWLHIDDPTPNEVIYMAYFAHCSRLLSQMAEVLDRPEDARTYRELTEKVCRAFQKAYVKPDGRIEGDSQTAYVLAIVYDLLTPRQRERAAAHLVRRIQERNGHLSTGFVGTKDLMLALAQIGRNDLAYQLLHNETFPSWGFSIRQGATSIWERWNGWTPEEGFADPGMNSFAHYSFGAVGQWLFEQVGGIQPLEPGFGIIRIAPQPGGKLTWAKTTYESVRGRIVSNWSVEGDRFVLDVQIPANTTAEVSLPARKAEQVRESGRSLHQDRCIRILGLQDGRLTLSVPSGRYQFTVEPYKP encoded by the coding sequence ATGAAAAAAACCGTCATTTTGTTAGGAGTATCCTTTCTTTTCCTTCTTTCCTGCAGCCGGACTTCTCAGAGGACCCGAACGGCCGACGGCCTTTCTCCGGCGTGTCTGCGCTGCGAGAGCCGAATCGACCCGCTGGGAATTGATGTGCTTGGGCCGCGGCTTTCGTGGACTCTGCTCTCTGAGCAGCGCGGACAGGTTCAGACCGCCTATCAGATTCAGGCCGCTTCCAGCCTGCGCCTGCTGAAAGACGGACGGGCGGACCTGTGGGACAGCGGCCGGGTGGAGGGCTCTCAAACATATGGAATCGTCTATGCGGGCAGGAAACTCGAAAGCGGGATGGACTGCTGGTGGCGCGTTCGGGTGTGGGATAAAGACGGACGCGTTTCAGACTGGAGCCGGCCGGCCCGCTGGACGATGGGGCTGCTGGAGCCGATAGACTGGTCGGCCCAGTGGATTGGTCTGGATGTGCAGACAGAGCCCCAGCCGGCGCCGGCGGTGATTCAGAAGGCCCGCTGGATTTGGTCGGATGCCGGGGCTGCCGGCGGGACGGAGCCCGGACGGTGTTTTTTGCGCAAAACGTTTGACCTGCCCGCCGAATGGGCGGTGAAATCCGCAAAATGTTGGATGACGGCGGACGATTCGTTTCAGGCTTTTTTAAACGGGCAAATCCTCCGCTCTTTCGGAGACCATCGCCTGCTTCATGAGATTACCCTCCGCGATTATCTGCAGGCAGGCCGGAATGTTTTGGCCGTCTCGGCGGCCAACGGCGGACAGGAGCGCAACCCGGCCGGTTTTCTGGCCGTGGTCCGCATTGAAACCGTGGATGGGCAGGTGCTGGAGTTTGTCAGTGATGACAGCTGGAAGGTCACCAAAGAGAGCATCGACAACTGGCAAAAGCCGTTGACGGATGACTCCGGCTGGTCGGCGGCGGCCATCGTTGGGACATTCGGAGATGCCCCATGGCAGGAGACGCGTCCGCAGGTGCGCACGCTTCCGCCGGCGCGGTATCTGCGGCACCGCTTTTCTATGGAGTCCAAACCGGTGGAGAAGGCCCGCCTGTATGCGACGGCGCTGGGCATTTATCAGCTCTATCTGAACGGGCAGCGCATCAGTTCGGACTTTCTGTCCCCCGGCTGGACGGATTATCGCAAACGAATTTATTACCGCACCTATGATGTGACGGAGCACCTCCGCAAAGGCGGAAACGCTCTGGGGGCCGTTTTGGCCGACGGCTGGTATGCGGGCTACGTCGGCTGGGGGATGAACCGCCATCACTACGGCACGCAGCCGCGTCTGAAACTTCAGCTGGTGATAGACTACAAGGACGGCACCCGGCAGGTGATTGCCTCCGGCCCCGAGTGGAAGGGTGCCACAGGTCCGCTTTTCTATGCCGACCTGCTTGCCGGGGAGGGATACGATGCGAGACTGGAGATGCCCGGCTGGGCCGCATCCGACTTTGACGACCGCACCTGGCGGCCCGTCAGCGTCGGCGGACAGCCGGTTGAGCCCCTTGTTCAGGCGGCGGTCTCGGAACCGGTGAAGATGATTGCGGAAATAAAACCCGTTTCGGTTCAGGAGCCGGCCAAGGGCATCTATGTCTTTAATCTGGGGCAGAACTTTGCCGGCGTGGTGCGGCTGAAGGTCAAGGGCAAACCCGGTCAGCGCATCGAGATTCGCCACGGCGAGCGGCTCAATCCGAACGGGACCGTTTATACCATCAATCTCCGCACGGCCGCCGCCGAGGATGTGTACATCTGCGAGGGCACGGGCGAGGAAATCTGGCAGCCGATGTTTACGTTCCACGGATTTCAGTATGTGGAAATCACCGGTCTGGACTATCGGCCGGGGCTGGATGCCGTCACGGGGCTGGCCTTCAGCAGCGATACGCCGACGGCGGGCCGGTTTGAATGCTCTGACCCGATGGTCAATCGGCTCTATTCGAATATCCTCTGGACGCAGTGGATGAACTTTATTGATATTCCGACGGATTGTCCGCAGCGGGATGAACGGCTGGGCTGGACGGGCGATGCGCAGGTCTACATCCAGACGGCCTGCTATAACAATGATGTGCAGGCCTTCTTTACCAAATGGCTGACCGATTTAACAGATGCACAGCGTCAGGACGGCCCGTTTCCGCGATATGCCCCGCCGATTCGAAGCGGAGGGGCCGACGGCGGGCCGGCCTGGGCGGATGCAGGCGTCATCTGTCCCTGGACGATTTGGCGGATGTACGGCGACCGGCGGATACTCGAAACGCATTATGAGGCGATGAAACGGTTTGTGGAGTTTACCAAAAACCGATCCACGGAAGACCTTCTGCCGCCCAAACAGTTCCATTGTTTCGGCGACTGGCTTCATATTGATGACCCGACGCCCAATGAAGTGATCTATATGGCGTATTTTGCCCATTGCAGCCGGCTGCTCTCGCAGATGGCGGAGGTTCTGGACCGGCCGGAGGATGCCCGGACCTATCGGGAGCTGACGGAAAAAGTCTGCCGGGCCTTTCAGAAGGCGTATGTCAAGCCCGACGGACGCATCGAAGGCGACTCGCAGACGGCGTATGTGCTGGCGATTGTTTATGACCTGCTGACGCCCCGGCAGAGGGAACGCGCCGCCGCCCATCTGGTTCGGCGGATTCAGGAGCGAAACGGGCATCTGTCCACCGGCTTTGTCGGCACCAAAGACCTGATGCTGGCCCTGGCCCAAATCGGCCGCAACGACCTTGCTTATCAGCTGCTCCACAACGAGACGTTTCCGTCGTGGGGATTCTCCATTCGCCAGGGGGCGACGTCAATTTGGGAGCGGTGGAACGGCTGGACGCCCGAAGAGGGGTTTGCCGACCCGGGGATGAATTCGTTTGCGCATTATTCGTTCGGGGCGGTCGGGCAGTGGCTCTTTGAGCAGGTCGGCGGCATCCAGCCGCTGGAGCCGGGGTTCGGCATTATTCGGATTGCCCCGCAGCCCGGCGGCAAACTCACCTGGGCCAAAACAACGTATGAATCCGTGCGCGGACGCATCGTTTCAAACTGGTCTGTCGAAGGAGATCGGTTTGTGCTGGATGTGCAGATACCCGCCAATACGACGGCGGAGGTTTCTCTGCCTGCTCGAAAAGCCGAGCAGGTTCGCGAAAGCGGACGAAGTCTGCATCAGGACAGATGTATTCGGATACTCGGACTGCAGGATGGACGGCTGACGCTTTCCGTGCCGTCCGGACGGTATCAGTTTACTGTGGAACCTTATAAGCCATAG
- a CDS encoding (2Fe-2S) ferredoxin domain-containing protein, with amino-acid sequence MMDERDFRRPVEVVFCMGSSCFSRGNGKTLSFIQNYLKENGLENQVQLKGVLCQGKCQNGPNITINGALYQTTEPGVVIDLIRHHLAAGPQ; translated from the coding sequence ATGATGGATGAAAGAGACTTCAGAAGACCTGTCGAAGTGGTTTTTTGTATGGGCAGCAGCTGCTTTAGCCGCGGCAACGGAAAAACCCTGTCTTTCATTCAGAACTATTTGAAAGAAAACGGTTTGGAAAATCAGGTCCAGTTAAAAGGTGTGCTTTGTCAGGGAAAATGCCAAAACGGACCCAATATAACCATTAATGGCGCCCTCTACCAAACCACCGAGCCCGGTGTTGTGATTGATTTGATTCGGCATCATCTTGCTGCGGGGCCGCAGTAA
- a CDS encoding [Fe-Fe] hydrogenase large subunit C-terminal domain-containing protein, which produces MNPLHPIFTETTRCQDCYKCLRQCPVKAIDIRNGHASVMPEMCVLCGSCVQTCPMGAKRIRSDLERAKMLLRLKKQVIASIAPSFAAEFPEIQPGQLTAALKALGFAAVSETALGAEEVSAAAARMMETEGGLAISSACPVVVELIHRYYPQYSPAVCRMLSPVLAHCKLLRREFGPDISIVFFSPCIAKKIESDRNPDLLDVALTFSELRQWFQEEGIDPAAVVPEAEDAFVPRLARDGSLYPIDGGMLAGIRSNSPVTSRHLMAFSGMSAIQRALEDLQELGGQEPLFLELLACEGGCINGPQISNPGRTVVKRTRIIDTFENRRGLPEPSAGLPIEHSWRLEPVRQRCYSPEQIQEALKRVGKFGPEDELNCGGCGYDSCRQFAKALLDGRAEETMCMGYMRQLAQKQADALLRAMPSGVVIVDEHLQILESNRRFSELMGPEAVRAYEARPHLTGAALHKIVPFADLFAQVLQSGAAGLEKEVKVGKTIYHVTLFTIEKHRRIGGIIQDVTLPTVRKEQIINKAREVISRNLETVQKIAYLLGENAADSEVILNSIVEMFQPAADAKPRPSDEP; this is translated from the coding sequence ATGAATCCGCTTCACCCAATTTTCACGGAAACAACCCGATGCCAGGACTGCTACAAGTGCCTGCGGCAGTGTCCGGTCAAGGCCATTGACATCCGCAACGGCCACGCCAGCGTAATGCCGGAGATGTGCGTCCTGTGCGGCTCCTGCGTGCAGACCTGCCCGATGGGCGCCAAACGCATTCGAAGCGACCTCGAACGGGCCAAAATGCTGCTGCGTCTGAAAAAGCAGGTGATTGCCTCGATTGCCCCCAGTTTTGCCGCCGAATTCCCGGAGATTCAGCCGGGCCAACTGACTGCGGCCCTCAAGGCCCTCGGATTTGCCGCCGTCAGTGAAACGGCCCTCGGGGCCGAAGAGGTCAGTGCCGCCGCCGCCCGAATGATGGAAACCGAAGGGGGGCTGGCGATTTCCTCCGCCTGTCCGGTCGTAGTCGAGCTGATTCATCGGTATTATCCGCAATACAGCCCAGCTGTTTGCCGAATGCTCAGCCCTGTGCTGGCTCACTGCAAACTGCTCCGCCGTGAATTCGGACCGGATATCAGCATCGTTTTCTTCAGCCCCTGCATAGCCAAAAAAATCGAATCTGACCGAAACCCCGACCTGCTGGACGTGGCCCTGACCTTCAGCGAACTTCGCCAGTGGTTTCAGGAAGAGGGCATTGACCCGGCCGCCGTGGTGCCCGAAGCCGAGGATGCTTTTGTCCCTCGCCTGGCCCGGGACGGTTCGCTGTATCCGATTGACGGCGGGATGCTGGCCGGCATCCGCTCCAACAGCCCGGTAACCAGCCGGCATCTGATGGCCTTCAGCGGGATGTCCGCCATTCAAAGAGCCCTCGAAGACCTTCAGGAGCTCGGCGGACAGGAACCGCTCTTTCTGGAACTGCTGGCCTGTGAGGGCGGCTGCATCAACGGCCCGCAGATCAGCAATCCGGGCCGCACCGTCGTCAAGCGAACCCGGATTATCGACACGTTCGAAAACCGCCGGGGCCTGCCCGAGCCGTCTGCCGGTCTGCCCATCGAACACAGCTGGCGGCTCGAACCGGTTCGGCAGCGCTGCTATTCCCCTGAACAGATTCAGGAAGCCCTCAAGCGCGTCGGCAAATTCGGTCCGGAAGACGAGCTGAACTGCGGCGGGTGCGGCTATGACAGCTGCCGACAGTTTGCCAAGGCCCTGCTGGACGGACGCGCGGAGGAAACGATGTGCATGGGCTATATGCGGCAGCTGGCGCAGAAACAGGCCGATGCCCTGCTGCGCGCCATGCCCTCCGGGGTTGTCATCGTCGATGAACACCTGCAGATTCTCGAAAGCAACCGGCGTTTTTCCGAACTGATGGGCCCGGAGGCAGTCCGGGCTTATGAAGCACGGCCGCATCTGACCGGCGCCGCCCTGCACAAAATCGTTCCGTTCGCCGACTTGTTTGCGCAGGTGCTTCAGAGCGGGGCTGCCGGGCTTGAAAAAGAGGTCAAGGTCGGAAAAACCATCTACCACGTCACCCTTTTTACCATCGAAAAGCACCGGCGCATCGGCGGCATCATTCAGGATGTGACGCTGCCGACCGTCCGCAAAGAACAGATTATCAACAAGGCGCGCGAAGTGATTTCCCGCAACCTCGAAACCGTTCAGAAAATCGCCTATCTGCTGGGAGAAAACGCCGCCGATTCGGAAGTGATTCTGAATTCGATTGTGGAGATGTTTCAGCCCGCCGCGGATGCCAAACCGCGGCCTTCGGATGAACCATGA
- a CDS encoding SpoIIE family protein phosphatase, which produces MNNRFFIEVDCARQNKHGQGAPGDVFLSQRDPDEGRIVCVLADGLGSGIKANVLATLTATMALKYVRSDMDICKAAGVIMSTLPVCSERKIGYSTFTIADIHPDGRIRMMEYDNPPAVLLEGPTVLPLEKKSMEIETAHLGRRPLFYSAFQARREMRLVLFSDGLSQAGMGRPQTPLGWTTEKAVLFLREQIRRLPNISARQLCRAAVTEALRQDQFQAQDDISCAVIYFRRPRKLLVVTGPPIDRKKDAQLAVRVTEFDGRKVICGGTTANLIARELGRTVQVDLSFLDPEIPPVSTLEGVDLVTEGTLTMSRTAQLLEQNHEPDTSRPNAAVRLMNILLESDQIEFVVGTKINEAHQDPNLPVELDIRRNLIRRIVWLLNEKYMKQASIELI; this is translated from the coding sequence ATGAACAACCGTTTTTTCATTGAAGTGGACTGTGCCCGGCAGAACAAACACGGCCAGGGGGCTCCGGGCGATGTCTTTCTGTCCCAGCGGGACCCGGATGAGGGCCGTATTGTCTGTGTGCTGGCCGACGGGCTGGGCAGCGGCATCAAGGCCAATGTTCTGGCAACCCTGACGGCCACGATGGCCCTCAAGTATGTCCGCTCGGATATGGACATCTGCAAGGCCGCCGGTGTGATTATGTCCACGCTGCCGGTCTGCAGCGAACGTAAAATCGGCTACTCGACGTTCACCATTGCCGACATTCACCCGGACGGCCGCATCCGGATGATGGAATACGACAATCCGCCGGCAGTTCTGCTGGAGGGACCGACCGTCCTGCCGCTGGAGAAAAAATCGATGGAAATCGAAACGGCCCATCTCGGGCGCCGTCCGCTTTTCTACAGCGCCTTTCAGGCCCGCCGGGAGATGCGGCTGGTGCTCTTTTCCGACGGCCTGTCCCAGGCGGGGATGGGACGCCCGCAAACCCCGCTGGGCTGGACGACGGAAAAAGCCGTTCTGTTTCTCCGCGAGCAGATTCGCCGTCTGCCGAATATCTCCGCACGACAGCTTTGCCGCGCGGCCGTGACGGAGGCCCTCCGCCAGGACCAGTTCCAGGCCCAGGACGACATCAGCTGCGCTGTGATTTATTTTCGCCGGCCCCGGAAGCTGCTCGTGGTCACCGGGCCTCCGATTGACCGCAAAAAAGATGCCCAGCTGGCGGTCCGGGTTACCGAATTCGACGGACGCAAGGTCATCTGCGGCGGCACAACCGCCAACCTCATTGCGCGGGAACTGGGCCGAACTGTTCAGGTGGATTTGAGTTTTCTGGACCCGGAGATTCCGCCGGTCTCGACGCTCGAAGGGGTGGACCTGGTCACGGAAGGCACGCTGACGATGTCCAGAACCGCTCAGCTGCTCGAACAGAATCATGAGCCCGACACGAGTCGGCCGAACGCCGCCGTGCGGCTGATGAATATTCTGCTCGAAAGCGACCAAATTGAATTTGTCGTCGGAACCAAAATCAACGAGGCCCATCAGGACCCGAATCTGCCGGTGGAGCTGGATATCCGCCGGAATCTGATTCGGCGGATTGTCTGGCTGCTCAACGAAAAATATATGAAGCAGGCCTCGATTGAATTGATTTGA
- a CDS encoding NAD(P)H-dependent oxidoreductase subunit E, translated as MKPLTITICTGTTCYVMGSGYLLSLQEQIESACSRPVEIVGSSCLGLCKDGQYGRAPFVQIGSTVIAEATAEKIIETLKQQTARNPMEQI; from the coding sequence ATGAAACCGCTTACGATTACCATCTGTACGGGAACAACCTGCTATGTGATGGGGTCCGGATATCTGCTTTCGCTTCAGGAGCAGATTGAGTCGGCCTGCTCGAGACCGGTGGAGATTGTCGGCTCCTCCTGCCTGGGGCTGTGCAAAGACGGCCAGTACGGCCGCGCCCCCTTTGTGCAGATCGGCTCAACCGTGATTGCCGAAGCCACTGCGGAAAAAATTATCGAAACCCTTAAACAGCAGACTGCCCGCAATCCTATGGAGCAGATATGA
- a CDS encoding monomeric [FeFe] hydrogenase, giving the protein MNGDNNVQRNKRRLLIETAALAFRGRLAEEIDALPVKLFPKGSTPTRCCIYKSRAITRYRLMAVLGYSTQDETDECTPLSEYVRRAEESPPRSGPILTVINEACSACLKGRHYVTNVCRGCVARPCVTNCPKQAVQIISGRARIDEERCVNCGLCLQQCPYHAIVYVPIPCEEVCPVGAIRKGPDGHEQIDDDKCIDCGKCLQACPFAAIAERSQMVDVIRRLREQKPIAALLAPAAAGQFPQEFSKLVSALLKMGFTRVVEVAAGAEMTARHESRELQEKIGAGQAFLTSSCCPAYVQAVRKHIPALAPFVSQTPSPMHFTAQQVKQQQPDMLTVFIGPCIAKRREAVENPYVDYVLTTDELGAMLVAAGIELADCPPAEWAESPLPQARAFAVSGGVTETLRAVSRQPDAVRPMLIDGLDKKSLKLLSLLPARGTGGANFVEVMSCAGGCVAGPCNISQPKTAARKVRDFAGLQSPAARAVS; this is encoded by the coding sequence ATGAACGGCGATAACAATGTCCAGCGAAACAAACGGCGTCTTCTGATTGAAACAGCGGCGCTGGCCTTTCGAGGCCGCCTGGCGGAAGAAATTGATGCCCTGCCGGTCAAACTGTTCCCGAAAGGGTCAACGCCGACGCGCTGCTGCATTTATAAATCCCGCGCGATTACCCGATACCGGCTGATGGCCGTTCTCGGATACAGCACGCAGGACGAAACGGACGAATGCACGCCGCTGTCGGAGTATGTCCGGCGGGCCGAAGAATCCCCGCCCCGAAGCGGCCCGATTCTGACCGTCATCAACGAGGCCTGCAGCGCCTGTCTGAAAGGACGCCATTACGTCACCAATGTCTGCCGCGGCTGCGTCGCCCGCCCCTGTGTAACCAACTGTCCTAAACAGGCGGTGCAAATCATCAGCGGCCGGGCCCGAATCGACGAAGAGCGGTGCGTCAACTGCGGCCTGTGTCTGCAGCAGTGCCCCTACCACGCCATTGTGTATGTGCCGATTCCCTGCGAAGAGGTCTGCCCCGTCGGGGCGATTCGCAAGGGCCCGGACGGTCACGAACAGATTGACGACGACAAATGCATCGACTGCGGCAAGTGCCTGCAGGCCTGCCCGTTTGCCGCGATTGCGGAGCGCTCCCAGATGGTGGATGTCATCCGCCGACTGCGCGAGCAAAAGCCCATCGCCGCGCTGCTGGCTCCGGCCGCAGCCGGCCAGTTTCCTCAGGAGTTCTCCAAACTGGTCAGCGCTCTATTGAAAATGGGCTTTACCCGCGTGGTGGAGGTGGCCGCCGGAGCGGAGATGACCGCCCGGCACGAAAGCCGCGAGCTGCAGGAGAAGATAGGCGCCGGACAGGCCTTTCTGACCAGCAGCTGCTGTCCGGCGTATGTGCAGGCCGTCCGCAAACATATCCCCGCGCTGGCTCCGTTTGTCTCCCAGACGCCCTCCCCGATGCATTTTACGGCCCAGCAGGTCAAACAGCAGCAGCCGGATATGCTGACGGTTTTTATCGGACCGTGCATCGCCAAACGCCGCGAGGCCGTGGAGAATCCGTATGTGGATTATGTCCTGACCACCGATGAGCTGGGGGCCATGCTCGTGGCGGCCGGCATTGAACTGGCCGATTGTCCGCCGGCGGAATGGGCCGAAAGCCCGCTGCCGCAGGCCCGTGCCTTCGCTGTCAGCGGCGGCGTGACCGAAACCCTTCGCGCCGTCAGCCGCCAGCCGGACGCCGTTCGTCCGATGCTCATCGACGGGCTGGACAAAAAGTCGCTCAAACTCCTCTCCCTCCTGCCCGCCCGCGGCACCGGAGGGGCCAATTTCGTCGAAGTGATGAGCTGTGCCGGCGGCTGCGTGGCCGGGCCGTGCAACATCAGCCAGCCCAAAACCGCCGCCCGAAAGGTCCGCGACTTTGCAGGCCTGCAAAGTCCGGCGGCACGAGCCGTTTCCTGA
- a CDS encoding HD domain-containing protein has protein sequence MDSGQLNRLKKWFAEYVGGFYSGGQDAYLDKHIRLKEEHTARVCQEMRYILHGLKVRQADGLLAEAAALLHDVGRFEQFRRYRTYADPKSCDHGLLGCQVLCENGTLEGLDEPEKKILLDAVRWHGAKTVPPELEERSASFCKLVRDADKLDVLGLLIDNFTRYYRDPKHFDLEVEFADEPFVSPDVLQAVFSGQLVDYRQIRTLHDAQMVLLGWVYDINFGPALVRILDKQYLDKIAAFLPDTPEVRRAVEHIFTYVRSRLNPSH, from the coding sequence GTGGACAGCGGACAGCTGAACAGACTGAAAAAATGGTTTGCCGAGTATGTCGGCGGCTTCTACTCCGGCGGGCAGGATGCGTATCTCGACAAGCACATCCGGCTTAAAGAGGAGCATACCGCCCGCGTCTGTCAGGAGATGCGCTATATCCTGCACGGTCTGAAGGTCCGTCAAGCCGACGGCCTTCTGGCGGAGGCGGCGGCCCTGCTGCATGATGTCGGACGGTTTGAGCAGTTCCGCCGATACCGCACCTACGCAGACCCCAAAAGCTGCGATCACGGCCTGCTGGGCTGCCAGGTGCTCTGCGAAAACGGCACACTGGAAGGCCTCGACGAACCGGAAAAGAAGATTCTGCTGGACGCCGTCCGCTGGCACGGCGCCAAGACGGTACCGCCGGAACTGGAGGAACGCTCGGCTTCCTTCTGCAAACTCGTGCGCGATGCGGACAAACTCGATGTGCTCGGGCTTCTGATTGACAATTTCACCCGCTATTACCGCGACCCGAAACATTTCGACCTGGAGGTGGAGTTTGCCGACGAACCGTTTGTCAGCCCGGACGTGCTGCAGGCCGTTTTCAGCGGGCAGCTGGTGGATTATCGGCAGATTCGCACGCTTCACGATGCCCAGATGGTCCTGCTGGGCTGGGTGTATGACATCAACTTCGGCCCCGCGCTGGTGCGGATTCTGGACAAGCAGTATCTGGACAAAATCGCCGCCTTTCTGCCCGATACCCCCGAGGTCCGCCGGGCCGTCGAGCACATCTTCACATACGTCCGCAGCCGTTTGAATCCGAGTCACTGA
- a CDS encoding HD domain-containing protein, which translates to MAHLFIKDIQPNQPINDIYVVSQPILRNTTRGDLYIAMFLSDKTGKLNSRMWQATEEIYQQIPPEGYVHIRGKSELYQGALQIVINDIQPVDPSKVNPADYIPRTDKDIAQMYKEMLGILAAIENEPLRNLVSAFVKDTELMKQFCTAPAAMQMHHNYLGGLLEHTLNMLKAAKALFPFYPKIQKDLVIAAVFLHDIAKTQELSYKVSIGYTDQGQLLGHIIQGCQLIAQKADKLAQEGKPIPQEILDNLLHIVISHHGLPEFGAVKVPATPEAFMVHYIDNLDAKMNQTTMLIENDPGEGNWTSYQKSLETKLYRNRVLETE; encoded by the coding sequence ATGGCGCATCTGTTTATTAAAGACATCCAGCCCAACCAGCCAATCAATGATATCTACGTAGTCAGCCAGCCCATCCTCCGCAACACCACACGAGGCGATCTTTATATCGCCATGTTCCTGTCCGACAAGACCGGCAAGCTCAACAGCCGGATGTGGCAGGCCACCGAGGAAATTTATCAGCAGATTCCTCCGGAAGGATATGTGCACATCCGCGGCAAGAGTGAACTCTATCAGGGCGCCCTGCAAATCGTTATCAATGACATCCAGCCGGTGGACCCGTCCAAGGTCAATCCGGCCGACTATATCCCCCGTACGGACAAAGACATCGCCCAGATGTACAAAGAGATGCTCGGCATTCTGGCGGCGATTGAGAACGAGCCTCTGCGCAATCTCGTCTCGGCCTTTGTGAAGGATACGGAGCTGATGAAGCAGTTCTGCACGGCGCCGGCGGCGATGCAGATGCATCACAATTATCTGGGCGGGCTGCTGGAGCACACGCTCAATATGCTCAAGGCCGCCAAGGCCCTCTTCCCGTTCTATCCGAAGATTCAGAAAGATTTGGTCATTGCGGCCGTCTTTCTGCACGACATCGCCAAGACGCAGGAGCTGTCCTACAAGGTGAGCATCGGCTATACCGATCAGGGGCAGCTTTTGGGGCATATTATTCAGGGCTGTCAGCTGATTGCGCAAAAGGCCGACAAACTGGCGCAGGAAGGGAAACCCATCCCGCAGGAGATTTTGGACAACCTGCTGCACATTGTCATCAGCCATCACGGTCTGCCGGAATTCGGGGCGGTCAAGGTGCCCGCCACACCGGAGGCCTTCATGGTCCACTACATCGACAACCTCGACGCCAAGATGAACCAGACGACCATGCTGATTGAAAACGACCCGGGCGAGGGGAACTGGACCTCCTACCAGAAGTCGCTGGAAACCAAACTCTACCGCAACCGCGTCCTCGAAACGGAATAA
- the rpsT gene encoding 30S ribosomal protein S20, with product MAHSLSAKKRVRQNAKRRAINRARKSAIKTQTKKFLAAVTAGNAETAQQEFKALVRKLDKVASTSTMHKNTAARIKSRMARRLNQMQVKAG from the coding sequence GTGGCACATTCGTTATCTGCCAAGAAGCGTGTTCGTCAAAACGCCAAGCGGCGGGCCATTAACCGGGCTCGCAAGAGTGCAATTAAGACCCAGACAAAAAAGTTTCTGGCGGCTGTAACGGCCGGGAATGCCGAAACCGCTCAGCAGGAGTTTAAAGCGCTGGTGCGCAAGCTGGACAAGGTGGCCTCCACCAGCACGATGCATAAAAACACGGCGGCCCGCATCAAGTCGCGTATGGCCCGCCGGCTCAACCAGATGCAGGTCAAGGCCGGCTGA